The Agarilytica rhodophyticola genome has a window encoding:
- a CDS encoding DUF3047 domain-containing protein translates to MYRLNIKKGFHPVITEQYLRRYLKKYLRYAFVSLVILLTACTTNKSTLTIATFSDNNLSEWQERVFNNKTHYTLVDDNGIRVLRADSKHSASALYQQIDVDLTKTPFLNWRWKITDTFDGNDEKTKTGDDYPVRLYVVFPGSGFSFTPRSLTYVWSNTADFNSHWYNPYSDDVIMLALENGSQKAGQWVVEKRNVMADLEERFGELIKSIIGLAIMTDTDNTKVETTSYYGDIYFSAK, encoded by the coding sequence ATGTATAGATTAAATATCAAAAAAGGCTTCCATCCGGTAATCACTGAGCAGTATCTACGTAGATACCTTAAAAAGTATTTACGCTATGCCTTTGTCTCCTTGGTCATTTTACTTACAGCTTGTACTACTAATAAAAGCACACTCACTATTGCGACATTTTCAGACAACAATTTATCCGAGTGGCAAGAGCGTGTTTTTAATAATAAAACACACTACACACTAGTTGATGATAACGGTATCAGGGTTTTAAGGGCCGACAGTAAGCACAGTGCCTCCGCTTTATATCAACAAATAGACGTAGACTTAACAAAAACACCTTTCTTGAATTGGCGATGGAAAATTACCGACACCTTTGATGGTAATGATGAAAAAACAAAAACGGGAGATGATTATCCGGTAAGACTGTATGTAGTTTTCCCTGGCTCAGGGTTTTCCTTTACGCCTCGTTCGCTTACTTATGTTTGGTCTAATACCGCTGATTTCAACAGCCATTGGTACAACCCATATTCTGATGATGTGATTATGCTAGCACTGGAAAACGGATCACAGAAAGCCGGGCAGTGGGTAGTGGAAAAGCGTAATGTGATGGCTGATTTAGAGGAACGTTTTGGCGAGCTTATAAAAAGTATTATCGGTCTGGCCATTATGACCGATACCGATAATACTAAAGTAGAGACCACCAGCTATTACGGTGATATCTACTTCTCTGCAAAGTAA
- a CDS encoding winged helix-turn-helix domain-containing protein translates to MGQKALKADTAPKQEDDRHIMIGPCELRAAENTIIYRKHQIRLEPRVIQVLYLLSQYANEVVTREQLIDTVWLGRPVTDDAITRCISRLRKAFADELVAPIKIETVAKSGYRLIIDRENKEYTETRSKIFQSILVVLVIGLGVFAFSSIWPTDEPSYRREVLVVSEQWQRYPEFSPDGSLLVYSEGNEDKGMAVMVRQVDGDGIRQLSQQQSYDHQPTFSPDGKNIAFASLNSEGCEIHLVPTIGGLAIGEGQTSVGQCGRAGVYDLQWLPDGKNLLMVTKDKPSETARLVSLSLESEMRKDVTPEAFAGIDDLAVSPGGKIAISVHYELGVEDVFVSDGKVPYQWRRITQDKVKIHGLAWRQDEDHLLFTSNRMGAFQLWEFDLDTENLKLIPEGLNGASAIASRVNDDIALERWREESAVKQVDLTSNDEKELVAAKGVNWDASFNQYKQLIYVSDRTDSAELWLRKNGQDYKLSEYNGPWVMAPRWSPNGRYVAYMVPLRGSFSVQVFDTKRNKNITNFHVSDAFAPRWSGDGEGLYFGSKRSGEWQIWYRKIDEPDAKQITTLGGKTAQMSKDGSYLLVSKGNTPGIWKVALSAPEQEQQIIHNLAPVDWNNWQFLGENVFYVQRPSHGVAVLNKFNLTDENDTKIYNLTNFLYFSGIHVDSKSNTFTYARTSYADADIDMLRRSH, encoded by the coding sequence GTGGGACAAAAAGCCTTAAAAGCAGATACAGCCCCAAAGCAGGAAGACGATCGTCATATTATGATTGGGCCATGCGAGCTGCGTGCGGCTGAGAACACTATTATTTACAGGAAGCATCAAATACGACTTGAACCGAGGGTAATTCAAGTGCTGTATTTGCTATCTCAATACGCTAATGAGGTAGTTACTCGTGAACAGCTTATCGATACTGTTTGGCTGGGACGGCCTGTTACTGATGATGCCATTACCCGCTGCATATCGCGTTTACGAAAAGCCTTTGCCGATGAGTTGGTTGCGCCAATAAAGATCGAAACTGTAGCTAAAAGCGGCTATCGTCTTATAATTGACAGAGAAAATAAAGAATATACTGAAACTCGTTCTAAAATCTTTCAAAGCATATTGGTGGTGTTAGTTATCGGCTTGGGAGTATTCGCGTTCTCCTCAATATGGCCAACTGATGAGCCGTCCTACCGCCGAGAAGTATTGGTGGTAAGTGAGCAATGGCAGCGCTATCCAGAGTTTAGTCCTGATGGTTCCCTATTGGTGTATAGCGAAGGTAATGAAGACAAAGGAATGGCGGTTATGGTGAGGCAGGTTGATGGTGATGGCATACGACAGCTTAGCCAACAGCAATCCTATGATCATCAGCCAACCTTTTCCCCCGATGGCAAAAATATCGCCTTTGCCAGCCTCAATTCTGAAGGCTGTGAAATTCATTTAGTGCCTACCATTGGCGGCCTCGCTATCGGCGAAGGCCAAACAAGCGTTGGCCAATGCGGAAGAGCGGGTGTTTATGACTTGCAATGGCTACCCGATGGTAAAAACCTGCTCATGGTGACTAAAGATAAGCCGTCAGAAACTGCTCGATTGGTTTCATTATCCTTGGAGAGCGAAATGCGCAAAGATGTTACCCCAGAGGCCTTTGCGGGTATTGACGATCTAGCCGTATCGCCTGGTGGAAAAATCGCCATCAGCGTTCATTATGAACTGGGCGTCGAAGATGTTTTTGTCAGCGATGGGAAAGTGCCCTACCAATGGCGTCGAATTACTCAAGATAAAGTTAAGATTCATGGTCTAGCTTGGCGACAGGACGAGGACCATTTGTTGTTCACATCAAATAGGATGGGTGCTTTCCAGCTTTGGGAATTCGATCTTGATACAGAAAATTTGAAGCTCATCCCCGAGGGGTTAAATGGGGCAAGTGCCATAGCAAGTCGAGTTAATGATGATATTGCACTTGAACGTTGGCGCGAGGAGTCTGCAGTCAAACAAGTCGACTTGACTAGCAACGACGAAAAGGAGTTAGTTGCCGCAAAGGGAGTAAATTGGGATGCGAGTTTCAATCAATATAAGCAACTGATATACGTTTCTGATCGCACAGATAGTGCTGAACTCTGGCTGCGTAAAAACGGGCAGGACTATAAGTTAAGTGAATACAATGGCCCATGGGTTATGGCCCCACGCTGGTCGCCCAATGGTCGATATGTAGCCTATATGGTACCCCTCAGGGGAAGTTTTAGCGTGCAAGTATTCGACACTAAACGCAATAAAAATATTACAAACTTTCATGTCTCTGATGCTTTTGCACCCCGGTGGTCTGGCGACGGTGAAGGCTTATATTTTGGATCCAAACGTTCGGGAGAATGGCAAATTTGGTACAGAAAAATCGATGAGCCAGATGCTAAGCAGATAACAACTTTGGGAGGAAAAACCGCACAAATGTCGAAAGATGGCTCTTATTTACTGGTTAGTAAAGGAAACACCCCAGGGATTTGGAAAGTGGCGCTTTCAGCGCCAGAGCAAGAACAGCAAATTATTCATAACCTTGCGCCTGTCGATTGGAACAACTGGCAATTCTTAGGGGAAAATGTTTTCTATGTTCAGCGCCCATCGCACGGTGTCGCTGTGCTTAATAAGTTCAATTTAACAGATGAAAACGACACTAAAATTTACAATCTGACGAACTTTCTTTATTTTTCCGGGATACATGTGGATAGTAAATCTAATACCTTTACATATGCTAGAACAAGTTATGCGGATGCCGACATAGATATGCTGCGACGCTCACATTAG
- a CDS encoding PDZ domain-containing protein gives MLSIPQKYRLHIFIVLIVTFAQLKVYALSKIEGDLPRRADLGFRFSSDGHIVVSRLTKGSPAAAADLRENDIITSINQHPIKDILEASGKLRRVLGGETLALKIKRGDKTLKLSFTPEAKSLEQIPGIDSYYGVVDISKSTRLRSIVSAPSGNDKPLPAIFFVQWVSCGSLEFNPRSNHGRVMSDIIKQTKRTFIRVDRTTSGDSQGPLCHQLDYNTEIEHYYKAFLKLKNHPLVDPNKIVIYGSSLGSTVAPLLAERLLKNGHKVAGIAVQGGGAVSYFERMLNFERNYLERKLNSENLFVSAADIQDEFIQRSLFYTEYLIHGRHPDKIAKDSKIMAKVRGNILGLNKYEHYGRPFSWHQQAAQHNFLLAWKNSPVPVLVIFNEFDQYEQRHGHRIIVDMVNRWRPGSGSFIEQKGIGHSNYQYASTEDAYNYKGGKAVPEKLAQHIISWLGNL, from the coding sequence ATGCTTTCAATACCTCAAAAATACCGCTTACACATCTTTATTGTTCTGATAGTGACCTTCGCCCAGCTCAAAGTCTATGCATTATCGAAAATTGAAGGGGATTTGCCGCGCCGAGCTGATCTGGGCTTCCGTTTTTCTAGCGACGGGCACATCGTCGTCTCAAGACTTACTAAAGGTAGTCCAGCCGCTGCGGCAGACCTGCGGGAAAATGACATTATCACAAGCATTAATCAACACCCGATTAAGGATATTTTAGAAGCTTCTGGCAAACTTAGGCGAGTACTTGGAGGTGAGACGTTAGCACTTAAGATAAAGCGAGGGGACAAAACTCTCAAACTTAGCTTTACACCTGAAGCAAAATCTCTCGAACAAATACCGGGAATCGATAGCTACTACGGTGTGGTGGACATATCGAAATCAACACGACTACGAAGTATTGTTTCCGCGCCAAGTGGAAACGACAAACCTTTACCCGCCATATTCTTCGTGCAGTGGGTGTCCTGTGGTTCGTTGGAGTTTAATCCGCGCAGTAATCACGGACGTGTGATGTCAGATATTATCAAACAAACTAAACGCACATTTATCCGAGTTGATCGCACCACCAGTGGCGATAGCCAGGGGCCCTTGTGCCATCAACTGGACTACAACACTGAGATCGAACACTACTATAAAGCCTTTCTTAAACTCAAAAACCACCCTCTTGTCGACCCTAATAAAATCGTCATCTATGGCTCAAGTCTAGGGTCAACCGTGGCACCTCTTCTGGCAGAAAGACTATTAAAAAACGGCCACAAGGTAGCCGGCATCGCGGTACAGGGTGGCGGTGCTGTCAGCTACTTTGAAAGGATGCTAAATTTTGAGCGAAACTATCTGGAGCGAAAACTAAATAGTGAAAATCTATTTGTCTCCGCAGCTGATATACAAGATGAATTTATACAGAGGAGCCTCTTTTATACCGAATACCTTATACACGGCCGTCACCCCGATAAGATAGCTAAAGACTCCAAAATCATGGCTAAGGTTAGGGGGAATATCTTAGGCCTAAATAAATACGAACATTATGGACGCCCTTTTTCATGGCACCAGCAAGCTGCTCAACATAATTTTTTACTCGCTTGGAAGAATAGCCCTGTTCCTGTGCTTGTTATATTCAACGAGTTCGATCAATACGAGCAGAGACATGGGCACCGTATTATCGTTGACATGGTTAACCGTTGGCGTCCAGGCAGTGGCAGTTTTATTGAGCAAAAGGGCATTGGACATTCAAACTACCAATACGCTTCTACTGAAGATGCCTACAATTATAAAGGTGGTAAAGCCGTACCAGAAAAACTGGCTCAGCATATTATTTCGTGGTTGGGGAATCTTTAA
- a CDS encoding DNA-binding protein: MTEKTIAIVVPAMTVEEYACHVGVNASTVQAWVDRGNLPTIKKNGKCHLIDIPNLIAQFSQEL; this comes from the coding sequence ATGACTGAAAAAACAATCGCAATTGTTGTTCCGGCTATGACAGTAGAAGAATATGCATGCCATGTAGGTGTTAATGCTAGTACTGTTCAGGCTTGGGTAGATAGAGGAAATTTACCGACAATTAAAAAAAACGGGAAATGCCACCTTATTGACATTCCTAATCTTATTGCTCAATTCTCGCAAGAGTTATAG